CGGCAGAGGCCGAGGCGCGGATCGCGGCGCTGGAGGAACAGGTGTCGGCGCTGCGGGCGGAACTGGCCGAACTTAAGGCGCAGCTGGGGGAGTAGCGGTGAGGGAATGGGGAATGGTGAAGAGTGAATGGTGAAAAGGGGGCGCGTGGATCGACACCGAGGCAGAGGAGGGGGCATAGCGGTGAGGCAGGGCCTCTTAACGCAAAGACGGCAAAGGACGCATCCTCCGTCGCTCTACGAGCTATGGCGGACAAGGAAGATCGCAAAGCTGGGTGGCAGGGGTGATTTTTAACCATACCGCGGCCGCGGGAGACATGGATAAACACAGGTGGCGATTCACCTACCGGTTCATCGTCTCTTCGGGAGAGTTGGTTCTGAGTCTGGAACCGTGAAGGGCGCGGAGATAGGTGGTCTGGAGGGGCAGTAGTCCGACAGGGGCCGACGCCGCCCGGAGGTCGGCGTCCACCTCGGAGGTTGAGGTGGTCGCGGGCGTCCTCGACCGCGTGGCGTTGGAGTGGCTTCGTTGCCTCTGTGTAATAACGTCGGCGGTCGGCCCGGGGGGCCGACCCTACCTGGCTTAGCCGGCGTCGGCGCGGATTTGGAGGTCGGCGGCGAGGAAGTGACCGGCGCATTCGTAACGATAGACGACGCGGTCGATTTTGGAGGAGGAGCCGGTGGAAAGTTTTTGCGCCCGGATGATGGTGGGCAGGGTGAGCATGCAGGGGTGACCGGCGTCGCAGAGCACGTTCTTGAAGTTGCCCACCGTCATGTTGGTGAGTTCGCCGACGGTGTCTTTGATGAGCTCAAACCCTTCGAGAAGGATTTCGGCGCGGTCCATGCCGAGCGCCTTTTGGGTGGCGAAGAGGGCGAAGTCTTCGTCGAAGCACAGGTAGACGATGCCGTTGATGTCGCCGACAAAACCCACCGAACCGATCACGTAGGCGCCGTTACCGTCGGCGGCCGGGATCGGTTGGTTGGAGGCACCCTTCATCTCGACCGTCTCCCGCAGCATGATGTTGCACACCGTATCGACCGCACGGTTGATCGCGTTCTTCACGATATCGGGGGCGATGGCGTTGGGGGCGGTGGTGGTGGCAGGGTCGACTTGAGACATAAGAACACTTCACCATCGACCATGCGGTCCTGATATTTAGGCAAAAAAAGACCCCGTTGCGCAGCAAATGGATGCTGCCCAACGGGGATAGGTAAAAACGGGTGGGTTGCGGTAAGGAATTACTCGGAGGTCGGGACCGGGAGCCCAAACTCCTCGAGGATGGCGTCGATCATGGCGGTCTTTTCGTCGTGGGGCATGGCCGGGTGCAGGCCGCTGTGACGCACGGTGCCGTCGGGGGCGATGATGGCCATGTGGGGGATACCGGTGACGCCGTAGTCGTCGTTGAAGACTTCCTGTTCGCTGAAGACGATGGTCCAGGTGATGTCCTTGGCGGCAATGAAGTCGTTCATGAGCTCGTGTTCGCGCTCGGGATCGCCGGCCGTGTCGATCGGGGTCGGTTGCAGGCCGTGCACTTTGCCTTGGAGGCTGGTGACGCCGACGACTTCCACCGGGCTGCCGGCGTAGTGGGCGGTGAGCTCGGCGACCTGCGGGAAGGAGCGGATGCAGGGGCCGCACCAGGTGGCCCAGAAGTCGAGCACGACGACCTTGCCCTTGAGGTCGGAAAGTTTCGTGAGGCCGTCGTGGGTGGACCACGTGAAGTCGATCTCAGGGGCCGGGCTGCCGACGAGCTTCGCGGCGGCGGCTTCCTTGGCTTGAGCGGCGGCGGCGCGTTGCAGCATCTGGCCGGCCATGGCGGCGGCCTGGGTGCCCGGGTAGGTGGTGGTGACCGATTCGAGCTGCGCCACGACGGTGTCGAGGTCGGCACCGAGCTGGGCTTTGACCATGGCAACGGTCATGGCGATGCGGGCGATATCCTCGTCCACCTGGCCTTCGTAGGAAGCGAGCAACTCTTCCAAAGCGGCGACTTCGGGGGCGAAATCTTCGGCGGAGGTGGCTTCACCGGAGGAGGCTTTGGCCTGCAGCTGCTCCATGATCGCATTCAGTTTTTGAATGGGTTCGGAGGCTTCCGGGGCGAGCATCGGCGAGGGGGCCGCGGCGCTTTGGGCGAAGGCGGACCCGGCAAAAGCCGGGATGAGGGCCAGAGAAAGGGTCAACAAGACGCGTCGAAAACGATACATAAGCGCAAGTTCTTCGCAGAGGCGGAGGGGCGCAAATGGCAAATCGGGTTTTGTGGGCAGTGGTGGCGCGCGGGCGGGGCGCGGGTGGGGCGAAATGCGTTCCGGCGTTGACAGGGCTTGCGGGCTGGCTGCGCTGGGACGTTCCACTTACCGCTGACTATGACCGACAAGAGCCTGCCCTTTGACCGAGACCAACTGGAAGCGATCGCCGCTCAGGTGCCGACGCCGTTCCATATCTACGACGAAGGTGCGATGCGCGCCAACGCGCGGGCCTTTTACGAGGCCTTTTCGTGGGTGCCGGGTGGCTTCAAGAATTTCTTCGCGGTCAAGGCGCTGCCGAATCCGTTCGTGATGGAAGCGCTCAAGGAAGAGGGACTCGGCGGTGACTGCTCCTCGATGGGTGAACTCGTGCTCTGCGAGGCGGTGGGCATCAAGGGTGAGGACATCGTCTTCACGTCCAACGACACACCGGCCTACGAATACCGCAAGGCGGCCGAGCTGGGGGCGATCATCAACCTCGATGACATCCGTCACATCACCTACCTCGAGGAGGCGCTCGGCGGCACCTTGCCGGAGTTGCTCAGCTTCCGCTACAACCCGGGGCCGCTGAAGGCGGGCAACGCCATCATCGGCAAGCCGGAGGAGGCCAAGTATGGTTTCACCCGCGAGCAGCTCTTCGAAGGCTATCGCATGGCGCAGGCGAAGGGCGTGAAGCGTTTTGGGCTGCACACCATGGTGGCGTCCAACGAGCTCAACCCCGACTACTTCGTCGAGACGGCGCAGATGCTCTTCGACCTCGTGGTCGAGTTGAACCGCGAGCTCGGCATCACCTTTGAGATGCTCAACCTCGGTGGCGGCATCGGCATCCCGTATCGCCCGGAGGACACGGCGGTGGACCTGAAGTTGGTCGGTGAAAAAATCCGCGAAGCCTACGAGGCGACGATCGTCGCGAACGGGCTCGGTCCGATCAAGATCACCATGGAATGTGGCCGCATGATCACGGGGCCGTATGGCTACCTCGTGGGCCGCGTGTTGCACCGCAAGTCGACCTACAAGGAATACATCGGTCTGGACGCGTGCATGGCCAATCTGATGCGTCCGGGCATGTATGGCTCCTACCACCACGTGAGTGTGCCGGGCCGCGAGGACGCGCCGAAGCTGGTGTGCGACGTGACCGGCTCGCTGTGTGAAAACAACGACAAGTTTGCCATCGACCGTGAAATCCCGACGCCCGAGGTCGGCGACCTGGTGGTGATCCACGACAGTGGCGCACACGGCCACTCGATGGGCTTCAACTACAACGCCAAGCTGCGTTCGGCTGAAGTGCTGTGGCAGGGCGGCGACCAGTGGAAGGTGATCCGCCGCGCCGAAACGCTGGCCGATCATTTCGCGACCTTGGATTATCCGGGACTCAGCGGCTGAGGCACCCGCCGTCGCGGGACAAGGCGCGGTGAGGCACGGTCTGTTTTTAACCACGAATGGACACGAATAGCTTCGGCTACCGCCTACGCACTGAAACGGGGTTTCGGGGATAGACGATGAACCGGAAGGTGAATCGCTATTCGTGTAGATTCGTGTCCATGTCACAGCGATTCGCTATCGCTCGTAGACGTGTTTAAGAAACGGCGTCGGATGGGGCCATCGCCTGCGCAAGTGTGCGTATGGGCGGGGACTCGGGAGCGGTCTATGATGGGGCATCTTGAGTGATGCCGATGACATTCTTGCCCCGTGTGGAACTGCCGCAGTGCCGGCGTGTGCCCGTGGTGGGCCCCGCGCTGGCTGCGCCGCAATCTGGAGCAGCGGTTCGAGCTGGAAGAACCGCTGACCGGCGTGCTGCCAGCGATCTAATTTACCTATGAAATCGTATTTGAAAATGTGGTGGGTCGGGCTGGCGTTGCTGGCATTCGGAAGTGGAAGCGCCGTGGCGCAAACGGACGCGGGGAGCGCGGCCCAGCCGTTCCGTTACGTGAACTTTAAGGGCGTGGCCCAACCGATAAGTCCCGTGGTCTATGCCGACGGACGCTATGCCTTGGTCGACGGAGCGGGGACGTTGTATTTTTCGAGCGACCTGAAGGCGTGGGAGAAGCTCACCTTCGAGCCCGGCACCAAGCTGCGCTGGGTGAGGCATGACGGTGAGCAATGGGTGCTGGCCTCCAGCGAGCGCAAGCTGGCGCTTTCCGCCGATCTCAAGACGTGGACGCCGTGGTTTACCAGCGATGCGGCCAACGAAACCGCGGTGTTGTGGCGCGGTCGCTACTGGCGGTCCGCTTACACGGTCCTTGGTATCACGCAGTTCATGCACGAGCTGGGGCGTTATGACCAGGAGCGTGACGAGAAGCTGAAGGAATGGGATGCGCAGGTCAGAGACCC
This portion of the Actomonas aquatica genome encodes:
- a CDS encoding diaminopimelate decarboxylase encodes the protein MTDKSLPFDRDQLEAIAAQVPTPFHIYDEGAMRANARAFYEAFSWVPGGFKNFFAVKALPNPFVMEALKEEGLGGDCSSMGELVLCEAVGIKGEDIVFTSNDTPAYEYRKAAELGAIINLDDIRHITYLEEALGGTLPELLSFRYNPGPLKAGNAIIGKPEEAKYGFTREQLFEGYRMAQAKGVKRFGLHTMVASNELNPDYFVETAQMLFDLVVELNRELGITFEMLNLGGGIGIPYRPEDTAVDLKLVGEKIREAYEATIVANGLGPIKITMECGRMITGPYGYLVGRVLHRKSTYKEYIGLDACMANLMRPGMYGSYHHVSVPGREDAPKLVCDVTGSLCENNDKFAIDREIPTPEVGDLVVIHDSGAHGHSMGFNYNAKLRSAEVLWQGGDQWKVIRRAETLADHFATLDYPGLSG
- a CDS encoding chemotaxis protein CheX; the protein is MSQVDPATTTAPNAIAPDIVKNAINRAVDTVCNIMLRETVEMKGASNQPIPAADGNGAYVIGSVGFVGDINGIVYLCFDEDFALFATQKALGMDRAEILLEGFELIKDTVGELTNMTVGNFKNVLCDAGHPCMLTLPTIIRAQKLSTGSSSKIDRVVYRYECAGHFLAADLQIRADAG
- a CDS encoding TlpA family protein disulfide reductase → MYRFRRVLLTLSLALIPAFAGSAFAQSAAAPSPMLAPEASEPIQKLNAIMEQLQAKASSGEATSAEDFAPEVAALEELLASYEGQVDEDIARIAMTVAMVKAQLGADLDTVVAQLESVTTTYPGTQAAAMAGQMLQRAAAAQAKEAAAAKLVGSPAPEIDFTWSTHDGLTKLSDLKGKVVVLDFWATWCGPCIRSFPQVAELTAHYAGSPVEVVGVTSLQGKVHGLQPTPIDTAGDPEREHELMNDFIAAKDITWTIVFSEQEVFNDDYGVTGIPHMAIIAPDGTVRHSGLHPAMPHDEKTAMIDAILEEFGLPVPTSE